A genomic region of Pseudomonadota bacterium contains the following coding sequences:
- a CDS encoding IS1 family transposase, whose amino-acid sequence MVEGMSIRAISRMTGASKNTIVKLLADAGEAFTAYQDKA is encoded by the coding sequence ATGGTTGAAGGCATGTCGATCCGCGCCATCTCCCGCATGACCGGGGCGAGCAAGAACACTATTGTCAAGCTGCTGGCTGACGCTGGGGAAGCATTCACCGCGTACCAGGATAAGGC